In bacterium, the genomic window GAAATGAGGAAAGTTTATAAAAGAAGGCTGGATATTTTGGCCTCAGGCCTTTCCTCTTGTGGATTTAAGGTAGATATGCCAAAGGCAACATTCTATCTTTTCCTTCCCATTAAAGGCTCATCTTTTGATTTTTCAGAAAGGCTTTTAAAAGATACAGGTGTTGTGGTAACCCCTGGGATTAGCTTTGGTGAATATGGTGAAGGGTTTGTCCGATTTTCACTGACCAGCCCTGATGATAAGATAGAAGAGGCGGTTGCTAGGATAAAAAAGGGATTTAGGATTTAGGGATTTATTTATGAGGATACTTGCTTTGGATGTGGGTGATAAAAGAATAGGCTGTGCAATATCAGATGAAGAAGGTAAAATTGCATTAGGCATTGATACAATTGAAATGGAATGTGCGATAGAATCTTTAAAAGAGCTCTTATCAAAATATAATCCCTCTAAAATTGTCTTTGGCCTTCCCCTTACTATGGATGGAAAAAGTGCACATCAGGCAGAAAAGGTATTAAAATTTGCTAGCAAGGTTAGTGAAATAACAGATATTCCTACCACCTTCTGGGATGAGAGGCTTTCTACAAAAGAGGCAGAAAGGGTATTGGAGGGAGTAAAAAAAGAAAAGAGGGATAGGGTGATCGATATGCTGTCAGCCCAGGTAATCCTGCAAGGCTTTCTTGGTGAAAGAAATGTATGAGAAGAAGAATAAATGAGGCTATTCATTGCTATTGAATTAGAGGAAAGAATAAAAGATGCAATTTCCCTTGCCATAAAAGAAATAAAAATACCTTTAAAGCCAAAATGGGTAAATCCAGCCAATTGCCATATTACCCTAAAGTTTTTAGGAGAGGTAGAAAAAGAAAGGCTTTCAAAGATTCTTGATGTTTTAAAAGATGAGGCATTAAAACACAAGCCCTTTACCATTTCATTTGGAAGCATTGGTGCATTTCCAAGAGAAGATTATCCAAGGGTTATCTGGATTGGGATTGAAAAGGGCTTTGATTCCCTTTCCTTAATCGCCAATTCCCTGGAAGATTCTCTTTTTAAAATAGGCTTTCCAAAAGAAAAAAGACCTTTTTCTGCCCACCTAACCCTGGCAAGGATAAAAAGCCCTCAAAAAACAAATTTGCTTTCCCCCTATCTTTCTAAAAGATTTATTATTGATGAAATGTCAGTTAAAGAAATTATGCTCATAGAAAGCAAGCTTACCCCAAAAGGCCCTATCTATACCGACCTCCAAGTCTTTCCCCTATGAATGCAAACATCAAAGAGGTTTTCCTTTCCATCCAGGGAGAAGGGCTTTGGATAGGAAAAAGACAAGTCTTTATTAGATTTTCAGGATGTAATTTAAGGTGTGATTTCTGCGATACAAAAGATGCACAAATACCCTCTAAAGAATGCCTTATTTTTAAGAAAAAAGTAAAAAATCCTATTGAAATAGGGCTGCTTAAAGAAAGCCTTAAGAAAAAAACCTTTCATTCAATATCCTTAACGGGTGGAGAGCCACTTCTTCAGATAGATTTTATAAAGGAATTTTTGAAAGAGAGGGAATATTTTGTCTGTCTTGATACAAATGGAAGCCTTCCCGATGAATTTGAAAAAATAAAAGATATTATTGACTTTGTTTGTATGGATATAAAGCTTCCCTCATCAACAAAAGAAAAACCTATTTGGGAGGAACATAAAAGGTTTCTTAAAAAGATAAAGGATGGTTTTGTAAAGATTGTTATAACAAAAGAGACAAGCAAGGATGATTTTTTAAAGGGTGTAAGGATAATAAAGGATATAGACCCAAAGATTCCCCTGGTTATTCAACCAGATGGAAAGGTAAGCTTTGATAAACCCTTTTCTTTTCAAAAAATGGCATTTAAGCAACTTTCTGAGGTTAGAATAATCCCCCAAATTCATAAGATATTAGGAATAAGGTGATATGAATCGTATGTTTTTAGCCTCCTTAGTATTGCCAAACACTTTGTCCTGTAAAAATTCCCCTGCGCTTATAATTGGAATATTAAGCCTTTTTGCCTGATGAAGTTTAGAGCCTGGCTTTTCTCCCACAATTAAATAGCTTGTTTTCTTTGATAGGCTTTCTTTAACCATACCACCAAGCTCTTCAATTATCCTCTTTAGCTCATTCCTTGTTATACCAGAAATTGCCCCGGTTATTACAAATTCCTTTCCTGTAAGGGCAAGCCCTTCCTTTTCCCCCTTTTCCAGATTAAGACCATAATCTTTAAGGGCTTTTATCAATTTTTGCACATCTTCCTGGGAAAAGAAGGAGATTATTTCATTTGCTGTTTTAGGTCCTATTTCATAAATGGAAATTAGCTCATCATAAGATGCTTTCATAAGATTATCTAAAGAGCCAAATTTTTCCTCCAAAAGAATGGATGTAGTAGAGCCAACGCCAGGGATTCCAATGCCATTTATCAGCCTGTTTAAGGGCATTTTCTTGCTTTTTTCAATTGCAGAGATAAGGTTTTCTGCCTTTTTTAAAGCCCATAGGGGAAGGGAGGTTAAATCCTCCTTTTTTAATTTATATATATCCTCTATTCCTTTAAGCAAGCCACAATCCACCAATTGAGAAACCACCCTTTCTCCCAAGCCATCTATATCAAGGCATCCCCGAGAGGCAAAGTATTCAATACGCCTCTTTATCTGGGCTTCGCAATTTATCCCTGTGCAATATATTCTTGCTTCATCCTCTTTTCTTACCACCGGTGCATTGCAAACAGGGCAGGTCTTGGGAAATTTATAAGGTTCGTTCCTTTTTTTAGCGGGAATTACACCAATAACCTTTGGAATAACATCCCCGGATCTTTCAACCATAACCCGATCTCCTATTCTTATATCCTTTTTCTTTATCTCATCCTCATTGTGCAAGGTTGCCCTTGATATTTTTGCACCCGCAAGGGATACAGGCTCTAAAATGGCAACCGGTGTAAGGCATCCGCTTCTTCCTACTTGAATTTTTATATCCAAAAGCTTGGTTGTCGCCTGTTCTGCCTTAAACTTAAATGCCGTTGCATACCTTGGGCTTCTTGCTGTAGTCCCAAGTATGCCTTGAAGCTCATATTGATTTACCTTTAGAACAACGCCATCTGTATCATAATCCAATGCTTTGCTTTTTTCTTCCCAAACTTTACAATATGTCTGGATTTGAGAAATATCCTTTGATAAGATAAAATTGGGATTTACCGGAAGGCCAAATCTAAAAAAGCTCTCTAATGCCTGATAATGTGTTTTGTAGGGAATGCTTGATTCGGAAAGTGTATGAACAAATATCCTTAAAGGCCTCTTTGCCACAATAGAGGGGTCAAGGAGGTGGAGGGAACCAGATGCTGCATTTCTTGTATTGGCAAATGGAGGGAGGTTCTCCTTTATTCTTTCTTCATTTATTATCTCAAGCCCTTTCTTGGGAAGATAGACCTCTCCCCTTACCTCAAGGTATTCTGGGAAATTCCCAAAAAGCTTAAGGGGAAGACCTGCTATTGTCTTTAGGTTTAATGTAATATCATCGCCAACATTACCATCGCCTCTGGTTATTCCCCTTGTAAATACGCCATTTTCATAAATTAAAGATACACCAACCCCATCAATCTTAAGCTCTACAACCCATTCAGGAGAAAAACCTAAAGCCCTTTTGACCCTTTCCATAAACTCCAATACCTCCTCAAATGAATATGTATTATCAAGGGAGAGCATGGGAATCCTATGCTTTACCTTTAAAAATTCATCGAGAGGCTTTCCCGATACCCTCTGGGTTGGCGAATCTTCTGTAATAAATTCAGGGTTTTCTTCCTCAAGCCTTTTAAGCCTTAAAAGGAGTTGGTCATACTCATAATCTGAAATAACCGGCAAGGAAAGGGCATAATACCTGTAATCGTGATACCTTATTTCCTCTCTTAATTTCTCTATCTCCTCCTTAATCGCCTTCAAGCGCATTTTAACCACAATTTTGCATTTTTAAAGTTTTTAAATGATATTCCTGGATAGACTTTACCTCCCTTTTTTCCTTTCTTAAGGCAGATATTCCAGCCGCGGTAGCCAATGCTCCATCTGATGTGGTAATAATAGGGATTGAAAGATTTAAGGCGGTTGTCCTTATTTTTATCTCATCCTTATGGGCTTTTTTCCCCGAGGGAATATTTATAACCAAAGATATCTTACCCTTCTTCATCATATCAACAATATCTGGTTTTCCCTCTCCTACCTTAAAGACCTTTTCTACCAAAATGCCATTTTTTTCCAGGAAATCCCTTGTATTTTTTGTGGCAGCAAGGCTAAACCCTAGCTCTAAAAATAGCCGAGAAGCCTCTAATATATTTGGCTTTTCCCTATCTGGAACACTCACAAAAACCCTGCCTGTTTCAGGCATAACCAGTCCTGCGGCAATTTGGCTCTTTGCATATGCACAGGAAAAGCTATTTGCAATTCCCATAACCTCTCCGGTTGATTTCATCTCAGGCCCAAGCAGACAATCTACGCCATAAAACCTTGTAAATGGAAAAACAGATTCCTTTACTGAAAAATAAGGGGGTGTAACTTCATCTGTAAAGCCAAGCTCTTTAAGGCTCTTTCCCAGCATAACCTTTACAGCAAGACCTGCCAAAGAGACACCAATTGCCTTGCTGATAAATGGGATTGTCCTTGATGCCCTTGGATTTACCTCCAAAATATAGATTTCTCCCCCTTTTACAGCAAATTGGATGTTAATAAGCCCAATCACATTGAGGGAAAGGGCAATTTTCTTTGTCGTTTCCTTAATTTCTTCAATTATATCTTTGCTCAATGTATGGGGAGGAAAAGCCATTGCAGAATCTCCTGAATGTATCCCAGCCCTTTCAATATGCTCCATAACACCACCAATTACAACAATTTTTCCATCAGATATGGCATCCACATCAACCTCTATTGCATCCTCAAGGAATTTATCGATAAGGATAGGCCGAGAAGAAGATACCTTGATTGCCCTTTCAATGTAGCTTCTAACATCATCCTCATCATAAGCTATCTCCATTGCCCTGCCACCTAATACATAGGATGGACGAAGAAGGACAGGAAAACTAAGCTTTTTTGCGATAGAACATCCCTCTTCAATAGATTTGGCATAACCATTTGGGGGCTGATTTAAAGAAAGGGATTTTATAAGCTCTGAAAACCTCTCCCTATCCTCTGCAATATCAATTGAGGAAACGGATGTTCCTAATATTTTAACCCCTGCATTTTCAAGTGGTATGGCAAGCTTTAGGGGTGTCTGGCCTCCAAGCTGGAGGATAACACCCAGGGGTTTTTCCTTCTCGATGATATTCATTACATCCTCATAAGTCATTGGCTCAAAATATAATTTGTCCGATGTATCATAATCCGTGGATACGGTCTCCGGGTTGCAATTTATCATAATTGCTTCATACCCTTCTTCCCTTAATGCGTAAACGCCCTGACAACAACAATAATCAAACTCTATTCCCTGGCCTATCCTGTTTGGACCAGAGCCTAAAATAATAACCTTTTTTCTCTCTGATACAGAAACCTCATCTTCTTCATCGTAGGTTGAATAATAATATGGTGTTTCTGCCTCAAATTCTCCTGCGCAGGTATCCACAGATTTAAATACTGGATTTATCCCAAGAGACTTCCTCATTTCTCTTATATCTTTCTCATCTTTTCCTACTAACCTTCCTATCTCCCGGTCAGAAAATCCATATTCCTTTGCCTTTTTCAACAATTTAAAATTTGCAATTTGCAATTTGCAATTTGCAATTTCATCTTCCATGCTTACAATTTCCTTTATGTTTCTCAAAAACCATGGGTCTATTTTTGTCCATCTATGGATTTCGCTAATCTTTATACCCTTTTTTATTGCCTTATAGATATAAAGTAGCCTATCTTTATTAGGGGCAAAAAGACCTGCAATAAGCCCTATATCAGAATCATCGGAAAAAAGCCCATACATATCCATTTCAAGGCTTCTTATGCCCTTTTGTAATGCCTCTTTGAATGTCCTTCCTATGCTCATAATCTCACCCACAGATTTCATTGATGTGGTAAGAATACAATTTGCATCTTTAAATTTCTCAAATGCAAACCTGGGAATCTTAACCACGCAATAGTCTATGGTTGGCTCAAATGATGCTGGTGTTTTCTTTGTTATATCATTTGGTATCTCATCAAGGGTTAAGCCAATTGCAAGCTTTGCGGCAATCTTTGCAATAGGAAAGCCTGTTGCCTTTGAAGCTAAAGCAGATGACCTTGAAACCCTTGGATTTATCTCAATGATTACTAATCTTCCATTCTTTGGACAAACCGCAAATTGGACATTTGAGCCACCTGTTTCAACACCTATCTTTCTTATCGCTGCAATTGAGGCATCGCGCATCTTCTGGTATTCCTTATCGGTTAATGTCTGAATCGGAGCAACGGTTATTGAATCTCCGGTATGAACGCCCATTGGGTCAAGATTTTCAATGGAGCAGATAATCACCACATTATCCTTTAAGTCTCTCATTACCTCAAGCTCATATTCTTTCCATCCTATAAGGGATTCCTCTATTAAGACCTCACCGATCATACTCTCATGAAGCCCCTGTTTTACCATTTCCTCAAATCTTCTTTGAGTCTCTGCTATTCCACCCCCTATTCCACCCAATGTATACGATGGCCTTATCACACAGGGAAATCCAATATCTTCTATAGCCTTCCTTGCCTCCCTTAAGCTCTTTACAACTATACCCTTTGGTATATCCAATCCAATTTCAGACATTGCCCTTCTGAAATACAACCTATCCTCTGCCCTTTTGATAGCATCATAATTTGCTCCGATCATTCTCACATTGTATTTCTCTAAAATTCCAGCTTCATAAAGCAAGGATGAAAGATTAAGGGCTGTTTGACCACCAATGGTTGGCAATAGGGCATCCGGACGCTCTTTTTTGATTATCTCCTCTAAAAAATCTATGGTTAAGGGTTCAATATAGACCCTTTCTGCTGTGTTTGGGTCTGTCATTATGGTTGCAGGGTTTGAATTGACAAGGACAACGCTGTAGCCCTCATCCCTCAATGCCTTACAAGCTTGTGTTCCAGAATAATCAAATTCACAAGCCTGACCAATCACAATTGGGCCAGAGCCAATGAGAAGGATCTTGTGAATATCAGAACGAGCTGGCATAATTTTAAATTATATAAAAGAAAATAGAAAAATATCAAAAATTTTTACCCCCTTTTTATAGAAATTTTAAGGAGATATATCATATAATAAAATGCAAAATGAAGCTATTTTATAGATACATTATAAAGGAGATAGGCATCATTTTTCTTGCCTCATGTTTATTTTTCCTCTTTATCTTAACAATGGAAGAGGCATTTTCTATCCTTAAATTTGGATTTTCCCTTACCACAATTAAGATTTCTCTTTTATTGATTGAAGAAGCCTTAGGAACTGCACTTCCCATGGCATTTCTTATGAGCTTGATTACAGGGCTAGCAAGGCTTTCTTCTTCTATAGT contains:
- the ruvX gene encoding Holliday junction resolvase RuvX, which gives rise to MRILALDVGDKRIGCAISDEEGKIALGIDTIEMECAIESLKELLSKYNPSKIVFGLPLTMDGKSAHQAEKVLKFASKVSEITDIPTTFWDERLSTKEAERVLEGVKKEKRDRVIDMLSAQVILQGFLGERNV
- the thpR gene encoding RNA 2',3'-cyclic phosphodiesterase, with translation MRLFIAIELEERIKDAISLAIKEIKIPLKPKWVNPANCHITLKFLGEVEKERLSKILDVLKDEALKHKPFTISFGSIGAFPREDYPRVIWIGIEKGFDSLSLIANSLEDSLFKIGFPKEKRPFSAHLTLARIKSPQKTNLLSPYLSKRFIIDEMSVKEIMLIESKLTPKGPIYTDLQVFPL
- a CDS encoding 7-carboxy-7-deazaguanine synthase QueE, with the translated sequence MNANIKEVFLSIQGEGLWIGKRQVFIRFSGCNLRCDFCDTKDAQIPSKECLIFKKKVKNPIEIGLLKESLKKKTFHSISLTGGEPLLQIDFIKEFLKEREYFVCLDTNGSLPDEFEKIKDIIDFVCMDIKLPSSTKEKPIWEEHKRFLKKIKDGFVKIVITKETSKDDFLKGVRIIKDIDPKIPLVIQPDGKVSFDKPFSFQKMAFKQLSEVRIIPQIHKILGIR
- the ligA gene encoding NAD-dependent DNA ligase LigA, which codes for MRLKAIKEEIEKLREEIRYHDYRYYALSLPVISDYEYDQLLLRLKRLEEENPEFITEDSPTQRVSGKPLDEFLKVKHRIPMLSLDNTYSFEEVLEFMERVKRALGFSPEWVVELKIDGVGVSLIYENGVFTRGITRGDGNVGDDITLNLKTIAGLPLKLFGNFPEYLEVRGEVYLPKKGLEIINEERIKENLPPFANTRNAASGSLHLLDPSIVAKRPLRIFVHTLSESSIPYKTHYQALESFFRFGLPVNPNFILSKDISQIQTYCKVWEEKSKALDYDTDGVVLKVNQYELQGILGTTARSPRYATAFKFKAEQATTKLLDIKIQVGRSGCLTPVAILEPVSLAGAKISRATLHNEDEIKKKDIRIGDRVMVERSGDVIPKVIGVIPAKKRNEPYKFPKTCPVCNAPVVRKEDEARIYCTGINCEAQIKRRIEYFASRGCLDIDGLGERVVSQLVDCGLLKGIEDIYKLKKEDLTSLPLWALKKAENLISAIEKSKKMPLNRLINGIGIPGVGSTTSILLEEKFGSLDNLMKASYDELISIYEIGPKTANEIISFFSQEDVQKLIKALKDYGLNLEKGEKEGLALTGKEFVITGAISGITRNELKRIIEELGGMVKESLSKKTSYLIVGEKPGSKLHQAKRLNIPIISAGEFLQDKVFGNTKEAKNIRFISPYS
- the carB gene encoding carbamoyl-phosphate synthase large subunit; translation: MPARSDIHKILLIGSGPIVIGQACEFDYSGTQACKALRDEGYSVVLVNSNPATIMTDPNTAERVYIEPLTIDFLEEIIKKERPDALLPTIGGQTALNLSSLLYEAGILEKYNVRMIGANYDAIKRAEDRLYFRRAMSEIGLDIPKGIVVKSLREARKAIEDIGFPCVIRPSYTLGGIGGGIAETQRRFEEMVKQGLHESMIGEVLIEESLIGWKEYELEVMRDLKDNVVIICSIENLDPMGVHTGDSITVAPIQTLTDKEYQKMRDASIAAIRKIGVETGGSNVQFAVCPKNGRLVIIEINPRVSRSSALASKATGFPIAKIAAKLAIGLTLDEIPNDITKKTPASFEPTIDYCVVKIPRFAFEKFKDANCILTTSMKSVGEIMSIGRTFKEALQKGIRSLEMDMYGLFSDDSDIGLIAGLFAPNKDRLLYIYKAIKKGIKISEIHRWTKIDPWFLRNIKEIVSMEDEIANCKLQIANFKLLKKAKEYGFSDREIGRLVGKDEKDIREMRKSLGINPVFKSVDTCAGEFEAETPYYYSTYDEEDEVSVSERKKVIILGSGPNRIGQGIEFDYCCCQGVYALREEGYEAIMINCNPETVSTDYDTSDKLYFEPMTYEDVMNIIEKEKPLGVILQLGGQTPLKLAIPLENAGVKILGTSVSSIDIAEDRERFSELIKSLSLNQPPNGYAKSIEEGCSIAKKLSFPVLLRPSYVLGGRAMEIAYDEDDVRSYIERAIKVSSSRPILIDKFLEDAIEVDVDAISDGKIVVIGGVMEHIERAGIHSGDSAMAFPPHTLSKDIIEEIKETTKKIALSLNVIGLINIQFAVKGGEIYILEVNPRASRTIPFISKAIGVSLAGLAVKVMLGKSLKELGFTDEVTPPYFSVKESVFPFTRFYGVDCLLGPEMKSTGEVMGIANSFSCAYAKSQIAAGLVMPETGRVFVSVPDREKPNILEASRLFLELGFSLAATKNTRDFLEKNGILVEKVFKVGEGKPDIVDMMKKGKISLVINIPSGKKAHKDEIKIRTTALNLSIPIITTSDGALATAAGISALRKEKREVKSIQEYHLKTLKMQNCG